Proteins found in one Triticum aestivum cultivar Chinese Spring chromosome 4D, IWGSC CS RefSeq v2.1, whole genome shotgun sequence genomic segment:
- the LOC123099802 gene encoding ribosomal protein S12, mitochondrial-like has protein sequence MPTKNQLIRHGREEKQRTDRTRASDQCPQKQGVCLRVSTRTPKKPNSALHKIAKVRLSNRHDIFAHVPGEGHNSQEHSIVLVRGGRVKDSPAVKSHRIRGAKDLLGIPDHRKGRSKYGAERSKSK, from the coding sequence ATGCCTACAAAAAATCAATTGATTCGTCATGGTAGAGAAGAAAAACAGCGCACGGACCGTACTCGAGCTTCGGATCAATGTCCCCAGAAGCAAGGAGTATGCCTGCGTGTTTCGACGAGAACACCGAAAAAACCTAATTCAGCTCTACATAAGATAGCAAAAGTACGGTTGAGCAATCGACATGATATATTTGCTCACGTTCCAGGCGAAGGTCATAATTCGCAGGAACATTCTATAGTCTTAGTCAGAGGAGGTAGAGTGAAAGATTCGCCAGCTGTGAAATCCCATCGTATTCGAGGAGCCAAGGATTTGCTGGGAATTCCGGATCATAGAAAGGGAAGATCTAAATATGGTGCAGAAAGATCTAAATCGAAATGA